A window of Campylobacter cuniculorum DSM 23162 = LMG 24588 contains these coding sequences:
- a CDS encoding acetolactate synthase large subunit has product MKQISGSQMICEALKEEKVSVVFGYPGGAALNIYDEIYKQKYFKHILVRHEQAAVHAADAYARMSGEVGVAVVTSGPGFTNTITGLATAYSDSIPLVLISGQVANSLIGTDAFQEIDAVGISRPCVKHNYLVTHIEELPRVLKEAFYLARSGRKGPIHIDIPKDVSAILGHFDYSKELVMKTYKPTFKGNAKQIKKLAGLLKEAKRPLFYLGGGCIASNASESIRELVKLTQIPAVETLMALGTLRSDDKLNLKMAGMHGSYVANMALSECDLLVSVGARFDDRITGKTSEFAKQAKIVHIDIDPSSISKIINAHFPVVGDVEQVVSELLNELKKEKFIPQSKEWLEILKRYDSIYPLVYEDSDEVLKPQWVIKECAKLAPEARIITDVGQHQMWVAQFYPFNYPRQLATSGGQGAMGYSLPAALGAKLAVKEEVVINFAGDGGILMNIQELMTAYEYGIKTINIILNNAFLGMVRQWQSMFYNENFSETDLSLQPDFIKIAEGFGCKGYNIHTKKEFTKAFKEALKSDKSTLLNVVIDRFEDVLPMVPAGAAIYNMILPKLKDKK; this is encoded by the coding sequence ATGAAACAAATCAGTGGTTCGCAAATGATATGCGAGGCTTTAAAAGAGGAAAAAGTTAGTGTTGTTTTTGGCTATCCCGGAGGTGCAGCTTTAAATATTTATGATGAAATTTATAAACAAAAATATTTTAAGCATATTCTGGTGAGACACGAACAAGCCGCTGTCCATGCTGCAGATGCTTATGCAAGAATGAGTGGTGAGGTTGGAGTGGCTGTTGTTACAAGTGGTCCGGGTTTTACAAATACCATTACAGGACTTGCCACAGCTTATAGCGATTCCATTCCTTTGGTTTTAATTTCAGGGCAGGTTGCTAATTCTCTCATCGGCACAGATGCCTTTCAAGAAATTGACGCAGTAGGAATTTCACGTCCTTGTGTGAAGCATAATTATTTGGTAACCCATATTGAAGAATTGCCCAGAGTATTAAAAGAAGCGTTTTATCTTGCAAGAAGTGGTAGAAAAGGACCTATTCATATCGATATTCCTAAAGATGTGAGTGCAATTTTAGGGCATTTTGATTATTCTAAAGAACTTGTTATGAAAACCTACAAGCCTACTTTTAAGGGCAATGCAAAGCAGATTAAAAAACTTGCAGGACTTTTAAAAGAAGCAAAGAGACCCTTGTTTTATTTAGGGGGTGGCTGTATCGCTTCAAATGCGAGTGAATCGATTAGAGAGCTTGTCAAACTCACTCAAATTCCAGCCGTTGAAACTTTAATGGCTTTAGGCACTCTAAGAAGTGATGATAAACTCAATCTTAAAATGGCAGGAATGCACGGAAGTTATGTTGCAAATATGGCTTTGAGTGAATGCGATTTGCTTGTGTCTGTGGGAGCAAGGTTTGATGATAGAATCACGGGAAAAACAAGTGAATTTGCAAAACAAGCTAAGATTGTTCATATTGATATTGATCCAAGCTCTATTTCAAAAATTATCAATGCTCATTTTCCGGTGGTGGGCGATGTTGAGCAGGTTGTGAGTGAGCTTTTAAATGAGCTTAAAAAAGAAAAATTTATTCCTCAAAGTAAAGAATGGCTAGAAATTCTTAAACGTTATGATAGTATTTATCCTTTAGTCTATGAAGATAGTGATGAGGTTTTAAAACCTCAATGGGTGATTAAAGAATGTGCAAAGCTTGCTCCTGAAGCAAGAATTATCACTGATGTGGGACAACATCAAATGTGGGTGGCACAATTTTATCCGTTTAATTATCCAAGACAATTAGCAACCAGCGGAGGTCAAGGAGCTATGGGGTATTCTTTACCTGCAGCTTTAGGGGCAAAATTAGCAGTTAAAGAAGAAGTGGTCATTAATTTCGCAGGAGATGGGGGAATTTTGATGAATATCCAAGAATTAATGACAGCATATGAATATGGTATCAAAACAATCAATATTATTTTAAATAATGCTTTTTTGGGTATGGTGCGTCAATGGCAGAGTATGTTTTATAATGAGAATTTTTCAGAGACGGATTTGAGTTTGCAACCTGATTTTATAAAAATTGCTGAAGGTTTTGGTTGTAAGGGTTATAATATCCACACTAAAAAAGAATTCACAAAGGCTTTTAAAGAAGCATTAAAAAGCGATAAAAGCACACTTTTAAATGTAGTTATTGATCGTTTTGAAGATGTTTTACCTATGGTTCCAGCAGGAGCAGCGATTTATAATATGATTTTGCCAAAATTAAAGGATAAAAAATGA
- a CDS encoding replicative DNA helicase, with amino-acid sequence MQKEHFDLDLERAILNACLYSEDAYLSIASDIEVNDFSLKAHQEIFKAMIACINAQEPISVSFLKKHKELDEQVLNEIMATPSVVDLVAYAKELKEKSIKRQLLSFAQLLPSKINQDRSVNQITDEISKELFELSNRTHSKDIKSVEIVLNELLENFAKLKTENTNHKGLIGLDTGFKELNFATKGFKGGELVIIAARPGMGKTTLCLNFIEKVLRQNKGVVIFSLEMPATQILQRMLAAKTSIPLQKVLVGDLNDDEWERIGDACNEFNKKDFFIYDSGYASINEVRSILRRLKSGQENIELCVIDYIGLMMSDSSLDRHLQVSEISRGLKLLARELNIPIIALSQLNRSLENRSNKRPMLSDLRESGAIEQDADVILFVYRDEVYREQEEKERENKAKAENKSYQRTFIPNLKQEKAEIIIGKNRNGPVKTIDVLFLKEESRFADVTNESNFQEEEFKN; translated from the coding sequence ATGCAAAAAGAACATTTTGATTTAGACCTTGAAAGAGCAATTTTAAATGCTTGTTTATATAGTGAAGATGCTTATTTAAGCATAGCTTCAGATATTGAAGTGAATGATTTTAGTCTTAAGGCTCACCAAGAAATTTTTAAAGCTATGATAGCTTGCATTAACGCACAAGAGCCTATTAGTGTGAGTTTTTTGAAAAAGCATAAAGAACTTGATGAGCAAGTTTTAAACGAGATTATGGCGACTCCTTCTGTGGTTGATTTGGTAGCTTATGCTAAAGAACTCAAAGAAAAATCCATCAAAAGACAACTTTTATCCTTTGCCCAACTTTTACCAAGTAAAATCAACCAAGATCGTTCTGTCAATCAAATCACTGATGAAATTTCAAAAGAGCTTTTTGAATTAAGCAACAGAACCCATTCAAAAGACATTAAAAGCGTAGAAATTGTTTTAAATGAGCTTTTAGAAAATTTTGCGAAATTAAAAACAGAAAACACAAATCATAAAGGTCTTATAGGGCTTGATACGGGATTTAAAGAGCTGAATTTTGCGACAAAAGGTTTTAAGGGTGGTGAGCTTGTGATTATAGCGGCAAGACCGGGTATGGGCAAAACGACCTTGTGTTTAAATTTTATTGAAAAGGTTTTAAGACAAAATAAAGGTGTGGTAATATTCTCACTTGAAATGCCTGCAACTCAAATTTTACAAAGAATGCTTGCTGCCAAAACTTCTATTCCTTTACAAAAGGTTCTTGTAGGAGATTTAAATGATGATGAATGGGAAAGAATCGGCGATGCTTGCAATGAATTCAATAAAAAGGATTTTTTTATTTATGATAGCGGTTATGCAAGCATTAATGAGGTGCGTTCGATTTTAAGAAGATTAAAGTCCGGGCAAGAAAATATTGAACTTTGCGTGATTGATTATATAGGACTTATGATGAGTGATTCTTCTTTGGATAGGCATTTACAGGTGAGTGAAATTTCTCGCGGATTAAAACTTTTAGCTCGGGAGTTAAATATACCCATCATAGCACTTTCGCAACTCAATCGTTCTTTAGAAAATCGCTCTAATAAGCGTCCTATGCTTAGTGATTTGCGTGAAAGTGGAGCTATAGAACAGGATGCTGATGTGATTTTGTTTGTCTATCGCGATGAGGTTTATCGCGAACAAGAAGAAAAAGAGCGGGAAAATAAAGCCAAAGCAGAAAATAAATCCTATCAAAGAACTTTTATCCCTAATCTTAAACAAGAAAAGGCTGAAATCATCATAGGCAAAAATCGCAATGGTCCGGTTAAAACCATAGATGTGCTTTTCTTAAAGGAAGAATCGCGTTTTGCAGATGTTACAAATGAATCAAATTTTCAAGAGGAAGAATTTAAGAACTAA
- the rpsB gene encoding 30S ribosomal protein S2, producing the protein MVSMRDLLECGVHFGHQTRRWNPKMKKFIFGERKGIYVIDLQKTLRYFRYTYNIVRDAATEGKTILFVGTKKQASGAIKEYAEKCGMPYVNHRWLGGMMTNFDTIRQSIRKLEVIEKMEEDGSMKLLTKKEALMLERKKEKLLAYLGGIRYLKTQPDMIFVIDTVKEKIAVQEANRLKIPVVAPLDTNCDPDLVDYPIPGNDDAIRSIQLFCQEMAEAINEGKALREQDGTTELSKENQEEISDDEKQELLEEAMSEEDFEEEQK; encoded by the coding sequence ATGGTTAGTATGAGAGATTTGCTCGAATGCGGTGTGCATTTTGGGCATCAAACAAGAAGATGGAATCCAAAGATGAAAAAATTTATCTTTGGTGAAAGAAAAGGCATTTATGTCATTGATTTGCAAAAAACTTTAAGATATTTTAGATACACCTATAATATCGTTCGAGACGCTGCAACAGAAGGTAAAACCATACTTTTTGTCGGCACTAAAAAACAAGCAAGTGGAGCCATTAAAGAATACGCTGAAAAATGCGGTATGCCTTATGTCAATCATCGTTGGCTTGGCGGTATGATGACAAATTTTGACACTATCAGACAATCCATTAGAAAATTAGAAGTCATAGAAAAAATGGAAGAAGATGGAAGTATGAAGCTTTTAACCAAAAAAGAAGCCTTAATGCTTGAGAGAAAAAAAGAAAAACTTCTTGCTTATCTTGGTGGGATTAGGTATTTAAAAACTCAACCGGATATGATTTTTGTGATTGATACAGTGAAAGAAAAAATTGCTGTGCAAGAGGCAAATCGCCTTAAAATTCCTGTTGTTGCTCCATTAGATACAAACTGCGACCCTGATTTAGTTGATTATCCGATTCCGGGAAATGATGATGCGATTCGTTCTATACAACTTTTCTGTCAAGAAATGGCTGAAGCAATCAACGAAGGAAAAGCTTTAAGAGAGCAAGATGGCACAACCGAGCTTTCAAAAGAAAATCAAGAAGAAATTAGTGATGATGAAAAACAAGAGCTTTTAGAAGAAGCAATGAGTGAAGAAGATTTTGAAGAGGAGCAAAAATAA
- the tsf gene encoding translation elongation factor Ts: protein MAEISAAMVKELRESTGAGMMDCKNALKETEGNFEKAVQLLREKGLGKAAKKADRLAAEGLVSVKISEDYKSATVSEINSETDFVAKNEQFIALTQDTTAHIQNKSLQNVEELHSSVINGVKFEEYLKSQIATIGENLVVRRFATLKAGDRGVVNGYIHTNGRVGVIIAAACENDEVAQKARGFLKQLCMHIAAMKPLFLSYKELDMDFIENEYKALVAELQKENEERRRLKDPNKPEHKIPQFASRKQLNDEILKKVEEEIKAELKAQNKPEKIWNNIIPGKLNSFIADNSQLDSKLTLMGQFYVMDDKKTIEQVIAEKEKEYGGKIEIVEFIRFEVGEGLEKKSEDFAAEVAAQIG, encoded by the coding sequence ATGGCTGAAATATCTGCTGCAATGGTGAAAGAATTACGCGAAAGCACAGGTGCTGGGATGATGGATTGTAAAAATGCCCTTAAAGAAACAGAGGGAAATTTTGAAAAAGCTGTTCAACTTTTAAGAGAAAAAGGTTTGGGAAAAGCAGCAAAAAAAGCAGATCGTCTAGCGGCTGAAGGTCTTGTAAGTGTTAAAATCAGCGAAGATTATAAGAGTGCAACGGTGAGTGAGATTAATTCTGAAACAGATTTCGTTGCTAAAAATGAGCAATTCATTGCTTTAACACAAGATACCACAGCTCACATTCAAAATAAAAGTTTGCAAAATGTTGAAGAATTGCATTCAAGTGTGATTAATGGGGTTAAATTTGAAGAATATTTAAAGAGTCAAATTGCAACTATAGGAGAAAATTTGGTTGTAAGGAGATTTGCAACCTTAAAAGCTGGAGATAGGGGCGTTGTCAATGGTTATATCCACACAAATGGACGCGTAGGAGTGATTATCGCGGCTGCTTGTGAAAATGATGAGGTTGCTCAAAAAGCTCGAGGCTTTTTAAAACAGCTTTGTATGCATATTGCTGCGATGAAACCACTTTTTCTAAGCTATAAAGAACTTGATATGGATTTTATAGAAAATGAATACAAAGCTTTAGTTGCAGAACTTCAAAAAGAAAATGAAGAAAGACGCAGACTTAAAGATCCAAATAAACCTGAACATAAAATTCCGCAATTTGCGAGTCGCAAACAGCTTAATGATGAAATTTTAAAAAAGGTTGAAGAGGAAATTAAAGCTGAACTTAAGGCTCAAAATAAGCCTGAAAAAATTTGGAATAATATTATACCGGGTAAGCTTAATAGCTTTATTGCTGATAATTCTCAACTCGATAGCAAACTCACTTTAATGGGACAATTTTATGTAATGGATGATAAGAAAACCATTGAGCAAGTGATTGCTGAAAAAGAAAAAGAATATGGCGGAAAGATTGAGATTGTCGAATTCATTCGTTTTGAAGTG